One window of the bacterium genome contains the following:
- a CDS encoding molybdopterin-dependent oxidoreductase: MKTFCRLCEVNCGLEATVDETGRLASLRPDRDHPISKGFACHKGLLAREIHHDPDRANHPQRKTGAGFERASWDEAIDDIAARLRAIVDTHGPESVALYIGNPSAFNALGSLSAGMFAAAIGTPHLFNAGTQDCSNKFAVSEVLYGSAEIHPIADLDHADHLLLIGTNPRVSKLSFLQTADPVGSLREVRDRGARVVFVNPLALEDLADVGETIQIRPDTDAYLLAAMLNEIEGAADLGFDENALEHVSGVDTLRAFVRRYPAERVTAIVGVDAERLRAMARDFATAPRAGIHVSTGVNMGRQGALAYYLAQMLALVTGNLDREGGNIFAGRGLAPMVMPPEVSAPRSTPFGDYVPARGTPPGALLADMIRDPGNPIRAFISIAGNPALSIGGGEDLSAALESLDLLVTLDFYRNATGELADWVLPAADWFEREDLNFFVQGVQREPYLQWTDAVVPPQAERRTDAWIFSRLLQGLGLPSLLDLPGNDMLSAVWDGRLAESGHSIAALREAEGHVVRIPRREPGTFLRELRGDASFDCCPPLLEAILDRAEPIFASLVDEDAATLKLITRRTNTMLNSGFQNVKALREMQGAATNPLYMHPRDALERGLRDGQFVVVRNEHGEVRTELTLDEKLREGVVAMTHGFGNQRTSGMPVAQSMPGVNVNVLSPVGPGSFDPLGGMSWLTGIQVEVEAV, encoded by the coding sequence ATGAAGACATTCTGCCGGCTCTGTGAAGTGAACTGCGGCCTCGAGGCGACGGTCGACGAAACGGGACGCCTCGCCTCCCTCCGACCCGACCGCGACCACCCGATCTCGAAGGGCTTCGCCTGCCACAAGGGCCTGCTCGCCCGCGAGATCCACCATGACCCGGACCGCGCGAACCATCCCCAGCGGAAGACGGGCGCCGGCTTCGAACGCGCCAGCTGGGACGAGGCGATCGACGACATCGCCGCGCGACTCCGCGCCATCGTCGACACCCACGGCCCCGAGTCCGTCGCCCTCTACATCGGCAACCCGAGCGCGTTCAACGCCCTGGGCTCCCTGTCGGCGGGCATGTTCGCCGCCGCGATCGGCACGCCGCATCTCTTCAATGCCGGCACCCAGGACTGCTCGAACAAGTTCGCCGTGAGCGAGGTCCTCTACGGATCGGCGGAGATCCACCCGATCGCCGACCTCGATCACGCGGACCATCTGCTGCTGATCGGGACGAACCCGCGCGTCAGCAAGCTCTCCTTCCTGCAGACGGCCGACCCCGTCGGCTCCCTGCGCGAAGTCCGCGACCGCGGCGCTCGGGTCGTGTTCGTGAACCCGCTCGCCCTCGAGGATCTCGCCGACGTGGGCGAGACGATCCAGATCCGCCCCGACACCGACGCCTACCTGCTGGCGGCGATGCTCAACGAGATCGAGGGCGCTGCCGATCTGGGTTTCGACGAGAACGCCCTCGAACACGTGTCCGGGGTCGACACCCTGCGCGCGTTCGTCCGCCGCTATCCCGCCGAGCGCGTCACCGCGATCGTCGGGGTCGACGCCGAGCGGCTCCGGGCGATGGCGCGCGACTTCGCGACCGCCCCCCGCGCTGGCATCCACGTTTCGACCGGCGTGAACATGGGCCGCCAGGGCGCCCTCGCCTACTACCTGGCGCAGATGCTCGCCCTCGTGACCGGCAACCTCGACCGCGAGGGCGGGAACATCTTCGCGGGACGTGGGCTCGCGCCGATGGTCATGCCGCCGGAAGTCTCCGCGCCTCGCTCGACGCCGTTCGGGGACTACGTACCGGCGCGCGGCACGCCGCCGGGTGCTCTCCTCGCTGACATGATTCGCGATCCCGGGAATCCGATCCGGGCCTTCATCTCGATCGCGGGCAACCCGGCGCTCTCGATCGGTGGTGGCGAGGATCTGTCGGCCGCACTCGAGTCCCTCGACCTGCTCGTGACCCTCGACTTCTACCGGAACGCGACCGGCGAGCTGGCGGACTGGGTGCTCCCCGCAGCGGACTGGTTCGAGCGCGAGGATCTGAACTTCTTCGTTCAGGGCGTGCAGCGCGAGCCCTATCTGCAGTGGACCGACGCGGTCGTCCCGCCGCAGGCGGAGCGCCGGACCGACGCCTGGATCTTCTCGCGCCTCCTGCAGGGGCTCGGCCTCCCGTCGCTCCTCGACCTCCCCGGAAACGACATGCTCTCGGCGGTCTGGGACGGGCGACTCGCGGAATCCGGCCACTCGATCGCCGCGCTCCGCGAAGCCGAGGGCCACGTCGTCCGGATTCCGCGACGCGAGCCCGGCACCTTTCTCCGGGAGCTGCGCGGAGACGCGTCCTTCGATTGCTGCCCGCCCCTCCTCGAGGCCATCCTCGACCGGGCCGAGCCGATCTTCGCCTCGCTCGTCGACGAGGACGCGGCGACCCTCAAGCTGATCACCCGGCGCACGAACACGATGCTCAACTCGGGCTTCCAGAACGTGAAGGCACTCCGCGAGATGCAGGGCGCGGCGACGAACCCGCTCTACATGCATCCCCGGGACGCGCTCGAGCGCGGGCTCCGCGACGGCCAGTTCGTCGTCGTCCGGAACGAGCACGGCGAGGTCCGAACCGAGCTCACCCTGGACGAGAAGCTCCGCGAAGGTGTCGTGGCCATGACCCACGGCTTCGGCAACCAACGGACGAGCGGGATGCCCGTCGCGCAGTCGATGCCCGGCGTGAACGTGAACGTCCTCTCGCCGGTCGGTCCCGGCAGCTTCGATCCGCTCGGCGGCATGTCCTGGCTCACCGGGATCCAGGTCGAGGTCGAAGCGGTCTGA
- a CDS encoding nuclear transport factor 2 family protein produces the protein MPTELEKESIQTYERFVALRDEIDAGNATWSSLADFFTEDAVYIDPAWGRIEGREEIRVFFERSMAGLTGYGWSTPEHWTMAEGHRLVSQWDQILGEKPDGTPYAVAGLSILYYVGDGLFCYSHDMLNMTHIGETMRDMGWTPPKEFNLPPRKPNRDVSLPAAWAHLEPSRAPR, from the coding sequence ATGCCCACCGAGCTCGAGAAGGAATCGATCCAGACCTACGAACGCTTCGTCGCCCTCCGCGACGAGATCGACGCGGGGAACGCGACCTGGTCCTCTCTCGCCGACTTCTTCACCGAGGACGCCGTCTACATCGATCCGGCCTGGGGCCGGATCGAAGGACGCGAAGAGATCAGGGTCTTCTTCGAGCGTTCGATGGCCGGGCTGACCGGGTACGGCTGGTCGACGCCCGAGCACTGGACGATGGCCGAGGGCCACCGTCTCGTGAGTCAGTGGGACCAGATCCTCGGCGAGAAGCCCGACGGGACCCCCTACGCCGTCGCGGGCCTCTCGATCCTCTACTACGTGGGCGATGGCCTCTTCTGCTACAGCCACGACATGCTGAACATGACGCACATCGGAGAGACGATGCGCGACATGGGCTGGACCCCGCCGAAGGAGTTCAACCTACCGCCCCGTAAGCCGAATCGGGACGTGTCGCTCCCGGCCGCCTGGGCCCATCTCGAGCCGAGCCGGGCGCCGCGTTAG
- a CDS encoding nuclear transport factor 2 family protein, protein MEARGYGDASAAIERSIAIYAQLLDSGRLAEWGELFAEDAVFRVGADRWSGRDAIVAAIGGMQPPPDRPVKHVCLVPVIDLLDETHARAWTDFSAFATGEDGRISIATIGRYYDELRFEGDRWRFSRRAIVMAGEVVPDDLAASPAR, encoded by the coding sequence ATGGAAGCCCGGGGCTACGGCGACGCGAGCGCCGCCATAGAGAGGTCGATCGCGATCTACGCGCAGCTCCTGGACAGCGGACGACTCGCCGAGTGGGGAGAGCTCTTCGCGGAGGACGCGGTCTTCCGGGTCGGCGCGGATCGCTGGTCGGGTCGCGACGCGATCGTCGCCGCGATCGGCGGGATGCAGCCGCCGCCAGATCGCCCGGTGAAGCACGTGTGCCTCGTCCCTGTGATCGACCTGCTGGACGAGACGCATGCGCGCGCCTGGACGGATTTCTCGGCCTTCGCGACGGGAGAAGACGGTCGGATCTCGATCGCGACGATCGGGCGCTACTACGACGAGCTCCGTTTCGAGGGCGATCGCTGGCGCTTCTCTCGACGGGCGATCGTCATGGCGGGTGAGGTCGTTCCGGACGACCTCGCGGCCTCGCCAGCGCGCTAA
- a CDS encoding SDR family oxidoreductase: protein MADVLGYSGKVCVITGAASGMGAAATELLLQLGAEVHALDIGDVKAPVKQAIHTNMMDKASVDAAIDQLPAEIDVLFNCAGVPSPPTSALDTVLINFVGLRHLTDALLPRIREGGAIASISSTAGMGWKANLDNVKAFLELDSFDAAAAWLKAGDNCPADGYGFSKQALIVYTQMLAGPLAKREIRINCISPSPTDSNFMTELTKTIPKEAISGFAPAHGRFAPPEEMGKALVMLASDLASFVSGVNLPVDYGYCGEVAMGLRDNPMNIQ from the coding sequence ATGGCAGACGTACTCGGTTATTCGGGCAAGGTATGCGTGATCACGGGGGCCGCGTCCGGCATGGGCGCCGCTGCGACGGAGCTCCTGCTCCAGCTGGGCGCGGAGGTCCACGCGCTCGACATCGGCGACGTGAAGGCGCCGGTCAAGCAGGCGATCCATACGAACATGATGGACAAGGCCTCCGTCGACGCGGCGATCGACCAGCTGCCGGCGGAGATCGACGTCCTCTTCAACTGCGCGGGCGTGCCGAGCCCGCCGACGTCGGCCCTCGACACGGTCCTGATCAACTTCGTCGGGCTGCGTCACCTGACGGACGCGCTGCTTCCTCGGATTCGTGAGGGCGGCGCGATCGCCTCGATCTCGTCGACCGCCGGCATGGGCTGGAAGGCCAACCTCGACAACGTGAAGGCGTTCCTCGAACTCGACTCGTTCGACGCGGCCGCCGCCTGGCTGAAGGCAGGGGACAACTGCCCGGCCGACGGATACGGCTTCTCGAAGCAGGCGCTGATCGTCTACACGCAGATGCTCGCGGGGCCGCTTGCCAAGCGGGAGATCCGGATCAACTGCATCAGCCCCTCGCCCACGGACAGCAACTTCATGACCGAGCTGACGAAGACGATCCCGAAGGAGGCGATCAGCGGGTTCGCCCCCGCCCACGGACGCTTCGCTCCGCCGGAGGAAATGGGCAAGGCGCTGGTCATGCTCGCCAGTGATCTCGCGAGCTTCGTCTCGGGCGTGAATCTGCCCGTCGACTACGGCTACTGCGGCGAGGTCGCCATGGGGCTGCGCGACAACCCGATGAACATCCAGTAG
- a CDS encoding dihydrodipicolinate reductase, which produces MALRIVQWNTGIVGAAGVRAIAEHPNLELVGCYAWSDDKVGRDAGELAGTVRLGVEATRDVDALLALRPDCVLYTPQFPNVDHLVAMLEAGIDVVSTSYFITGRSYGETDLARLDAAAKRGGASLHGTGINPGFANAFALLSTGVCQRVDRVSVFESVDSTNYGSAETWEACGLGRPVDDPALPAMARATTAVFQDAVEMMATALDATLDEIAYDVEFAAATETVELGYMTIQKGCATGMRQCWSGIVDGRPLIELPIVWTLGYTMEPTWPVENGYVVEIDGLPSVRSRIEILHPENGQGPDFGINTVMPAIHAIADVVAAPPGIVLASALPLPAARGVTRASEI; this is translated from the coding sequence TTGGCGCTTCGGATCGTCCAGTGGAACACCGGGATCGTCGGCGCCGCCGGCGTTCGCGCGATCGCCGAGCACCCGAACCTCGAGCTCGTCGGGTGTTATGCGTGGAGCGACGACAAGGTCGGACGGGACGCCGGGGAGTTGGCGGGCACGGTCCGGCTCGGGGTCGAGGCGACCCGCGACGTCGATGCACTGCTGGCGCTCCGCCCGGATTGCGTTCTCTACACGCCGCAGTTCCCGAACGTCGATCACCTGGTCGCGATGCTCGAGGCCGGGATCGACGTCGTCTCCACGTCCTACTTCATCACGGGGCGGAGCTACGGGGAGACGGACCTCGCCCGCCTCGACGCGGCGGCGAAGCGGGGCGGGGCTTCGCTTCACGGCACGGGGATCAACCCCGGCTTCGCGAACGCCTTCGCGCTGCTCTCGACCGGGGTCTGCCAGCGCGTCGACCGGGTCTCGGTCTTCGAGTCCGTCGATTCGACGAACTACGGCTCGGCGGAGACCTGGGAGGCCTGCGGGCTCGGCCGGCCGGTCGACGATCCGGCGCTCCCGGCGATGGCGCGGGCGACGACCGCGGTCTTCCAGGATGCGGTCGAGATGATGGCGACGGCGCTCGACGCGACCCTCGACGAGATCGCCTACGACGTCGAGTTCGCGGCCGCGACCGAGACCGTCGAGCTCGGCTACATGACGATCCAGAAGGGCTGCGCCACGGGTATGCGTCAGTGCTGGTCCGGGATCGTCGACGGGCGTCCGCTGATCGAGCTGCCGATCGTCTGGACCCTCGGCTACACGATGGAGCCGACGTGGCCCGTGGAGAACGGCTACGTGGTCGAGATCGACGGACTGCCGAGCGTCCGAAGTCGGATCGAGATCCTGCACCCCGAGAACGGGCAGGGTCCGGACTTCGGGATCAACACCGTCATGCCGGCGATCCACGCGATCGCCGACGTCGTGGCGGCGCCGCCCGGAATCGTGCTCGCGAGCGCGCTGCCGCTTCCGGCGGCGCGCGGGGTCACCCGCGCATCGGAGATCTGA
- a CDS encoding TetR/AcrR family transcriptional regulator produces MRTKILDAAREHFVEFGYAEANVDAIAVAAGVSKGSIYRHFPSKGALYFAVLSANSHEFFEGSEAHVAQTKELPTAERIRKLWGNYLKHWLRNPTDFEIFWAFDNAEELGELPEGLTDRIAENWTRALRLTEQVLDDGVERGELIPVDTWKAAQSFWTLATTLIDHDNNRARRRMRDRPFHETYEFAIELLLRGLLVNPDEANLTVLSADAD; encoded by the coding sequence ATGAGGACGAAGATCCTCGACGCGGCGCGCGAGCACTTCGTCGAGTTCGGCTATGCCGAAGCGAACGTCGACGCGATCGCCGTCGCGGCGGGGGTCTCGAAAGGCTCCATCTATCGCCACTTCCCGAGCAAGGGTGCCCTCTACTTCGCGGTCCTGTCGGCGAACAGCCACGAGTTCTTCGAGGGCTCCGAGGCCCACGTCGCTCAGACGAAGGAGCTGCCGACCGCCGAACGGATCCGCAAGCTCTGGGGGAACTACCTCAAACACTGGCTCCGGAACCCGACCGACTTCGAGATCTTCTGGGCCTTCGACAACGCCGAGGAGCTCGGTGAGCTGCCCGAAGGTCTGACCGACCGGATCGCCGAGAACTGGACCCGCGCGCTCCGGCTGACCGAGCAGGTCCTCGACGACGGGGTCGAGCGTGGCGAGCTGATTCCCGTCGACACCTGGAAGGCCGCGCAGTCCTTCTGGACGCTGGCGACGACACTGATCGACCACGACAACAACCGCGCGCGGCGACGGATGCGCGATCGTCCCTTCCATGAGACCTACGAGTTCGCGATTGAGCTCCTGCTCCGCGGGCTGCTGGTGAACCCGGACGAAGCGAACCTGACGGTCCTCTCCGCCGACGCGGACTGA
- a CDS encoding LLM class F420-dependent oxidoreductase → MTTPRFGIATTLTEDSLQPVELARWLEDHGFESLFVGEHTHLPTAPHRYGDGVGDDYKKFYDPFVSLTAAAVATERLVVGTAVCLVTEHHPITLAKMVATLDQVSGGRVVMGCGTGWNTVELENHGVAWKHRWKVTRERILAMREIWTTEEAEFHGDFVDFDPIWCWPKPVRKPGPPILLGGGMDPEVVARRVVEYGDGWIPLDGGHELDPTLAAIRAEAGRVGRSMDEIELTVGLGLMGPITEQRYREVVDMGFDRVLFVLPRKSRQEDLASLESFAELKASFA, encoded by the coding sequence ATGACGACGCCTCGATTCGGAATCGCCACGACGCTCACCGAGGACTCGCTTCAGCCGGTCGAGCTCGCACGTTGGCTCGAGGACCACGGCTTCGAGTCGCTCTTCGTCGGGGAGCACACGCATCTGCCGACGGCCCCCCATCGCTATGGCGACGGGGTGGGGGACGACTACAAGAAGTTCTACGACCCCTTCGTCTCGCTGACGGCCGCGGCGGTCGCGACCGAGCGGCTGGTGGTCGGGACGGCGGTCTGCCTCGTGACCGAACATCATCCGATCACCCTCGCCAAGATGGTCGCGACCCTGGACCAGGTCTCCGGCGGGCGCGTCGTGATGGGCTGCGGCACGGGCTGGAACACGGTCGAGCTCGAGAACCACGGGGTCGCCTGGAAGCATCGCTGGAAGGTCACGCGGGAGCGGATCCTCGCGATGCGCGAGATCTGGACGACGGAGGAGGCCGAGTTCCACGGCGATTTCGTCGACTTCGATCCGATCTGGTGCTGGCCGAAGCCCGTCCGGAAGCCCGGGCCGCCGATCCTCCTCGGCGGGGGGATGGATCCGGAAGTCGTGGCGCGCCGGGTCGTGGAGTACGGCGATGGCTGGATCCCGCTCGACGGTGGGCACGAGCTCGATCCGACGCTTGCGGCGATTCGCGCGGAGGCGGGTCGGGTCGGACGCTCGATGGACGAGATCGAGCTGACGGTCGGGCTCGGTCTGATGGGGCCGATCACCGAGCAGCGCTACCGCGAGGTCGTCGACATGGGATTCGACCGGGTGCTCTTCGTGCTTCCCCGCAAGAGTCGGCAAGAGGACCTCGCGAGCCTCGAGTCCTTCGCCGAGCTGAAAGCCTCGTTCGCCTAG
- a CDS encoding serine/threonine protein kinase → MSRTDLTGRRLGGYVVEREIGAGGMGLVVLARQESLDRPAVLKRMHPDLVADPELEARFEREAKSACRLHHPNVVCIYDRFQVRGQAYLATEYVEGVDLAVVLEKVRPLPWRLAATIALEVARGLEAIHAHGTLHRDLKPQNLLVGRHGEVKITDFGLAVSPSTGAALTRPGIALGTPPYMSPEQMRADRTDPRTDLFSLGVVLYEMLVGEPPFLLPATEDDPPLLERLETGRYPRLRARRRDVPRALSRIVRDLLRPDPTKRTPTATDLRARLERMLDRPTPAECRHVVARFLWERRVFETKDSETVVLVSAPVPPPRRAVRAGFACAALAASTAFLLWSLATPAEVLTWTDTLHAFVIRP, encoded by the coding sequence ATGAGTCGCACCGACCTGACCGGGCGACGTCTCGGCGGGTATGTCGTCGAGCGCGAGATCGGCGCCGGCGGGATGGGGCTCGTCGTCCTCGCCCGACAGGAGAGCCTCGACCGCCCGGCCGTCCTGAAGCGGATGCATCCGGACCTGGTCGCCGACCCGGAGCTCGAGGCGCGCTTCGAGCGCGAGGCGAAATCCGCTTGCCGCCTCCACCACCCGAACGTGGTGTGCATCTACGACCGGTTCCAGGTCCGCGGGCAGGCCTATCTCGCGACCGAGTACGTCGAGGGCGTCGACCTCGCCGTCGTCCTCGAGAAGGTGCGCCCCCTGCCCTGGCGCCTCGCGGCGACGATCGCCCTCGAGGTCGCGCGCGGCCTCGAAGCCATCCACGCCCACGGCACGCTCCACCGGGACCTGAAGCCGCAGAACCTGCTCGTCGGGCGACACGGCGAAGTCAAGATCACCGACTTCGGCCTCGCGGTCTCGCCCTCGACGGGCGCCGCCCTGACTCGCCCGGGTATCGCCCTCGGTACCCCGCCGTACATGTCGCCGGAGCAGATGCGCGCAGACCGGACCGACCCGCGGACCGACCTCTTCTCGCTCGGCGTCGTGCTCTACGAGATGCTCGTCGGCGAGCCCCCGTTCCTCCTGCCCGCGACCGAGGACGACCCGCCGCTCCTCGAACGCCTCGAGACCGGCCGCTACCCGCGACTCCGCGCGCGACGTCGGGACGTCCCCCGCGCCCTGTCGAGGATCGTGCGCGACCTGCTTCGCCCGGACCCCACGAAGCGCACGCCGACGGCGACCGACCTCCGGGCTCGACTGGAACGAATGCTCGACCGCCCGACGCCCGCGGAATGCCGGCACGTCGTCGCGCGCTTCCTCTGGGAGCGGCGCGTGTTCGAGACGAAGGACTCGGAGACGGTCGTGCTGGTCTCCGCACCGGTCCCCCCGCCGCGCAGGGCCGTGCGCGCCGGCTTCGCCTGCGCCGCCCTCGCCGCTTCGACGGCTTTTCTCCTCTGGTCGCTCGCGACGCCCGCCGAGGTCCTCACCTGGACCGACACCCTCCACGCGTTCGTGATCCGCCCCTAG
- a CDS encoding FHA domain-containing protein: MHDGMTRKVDPDPSLGSIEFLETHVASLTVLSGPAAGLEFPLDSPRVIAGRSERARIRLAFDSISSEHAAFELGEKGFGVRDLASTNGVLVNGKEVLSHALEHGDRVLLGDCELQYVVEARDRTPTAWGLDETG; this comes from the coding sequence ATGCACGACGGAATGACGCGCAAGGTCGACCCCGACCCGAGCCTCGGGAGCATCGAGTTCCTCGAGACGCACGTCGCGAGCCTGACCGTCCTGAGCGGTCCCGCCGCGGGACTGGAGTTCCCGCTCGACTCGCCGCGGGTGATCGCGGGACGCTCCGAACGGGCGCGGATCCGGCTCGCCTTCGACTCGATCTCCTCCGAGCACGCCGCCTTCGAGCTCGGCGAGAAGGGCTTCGGCGTCCGCGACCTCGCGAGCACGAACGGGGTCCTCGTGAACGGCAAGGAGGTCCTCAGCCACGCTCTCGAGCACGGCGACCGCGTCCTGCTGGGCGACTGCGAGCTGCAGTACGTCGTCGAGGCGCGCGATCGCACGCCGACCGCCTGGGGGCTCGACGAGACCGGATGA
- a CDS encoding (2Fe-2S)-binding protein — MAVSRTTLVVNGVERKVEVDPSTPLLWVIREQLELTGTKFGCGIAQCGACTVRVDGRAIRSCITPVSSVSGQDIQTIEGLAPAKDTRHALQQAWIEHQVPQCGYCQSGQLMSAAALLDANPDPTDEDIDRAMDGNICRCGMYGRIKAAIKTAAKAAGATSTAPRADTEEPNHG; from the coding sequence ATGGCGGTTTCGAGGACAACGCTCGTGGTGAACGGCGTCGAGCGGAAGGTCGAGGTCGACCCCTCGACGCCGCTGCTCTGGGTGATCCGGGAGCAGCTCGAGCTGACGGGAACGAAGTTCGGCTGCGGGATCGCGCAGTGCGGTGCATGCACCGTGCGCGTCGATGGTCGCGCCATCCGTTCGTGCATCACGCCGGTCTCCTCGGTCTCGGGCCAGGACATCCAGACGATCGAAGGCCTCGCCCCCGCCAAGGACACCCGCCACGCGCTCCAGCAGGCGTGGATCGAGCACCAGGTTCCGCAGTGCGGCTACTGCCAGTCCGGCCAGCTGATGTCCGCCGCGGCGCTGCTCGACGCGAACCCGGATCCGACGGACGAGGACATCGACCGCGCGATGGACGGAAACATCTGTCGTTGCGGCATGTACGGCCGGATCAAGGCGGCGATCAAGACGGCAGCGAAGGCCGCCGGGGCGACTTCGACCGCGCCGCGCGCCGACACGGAGGAGCCGAACCATGGGTAA
- a CDS encoding molybdopterin-dependent oxidoreductase: protein MGKWTRRAFLTTGALVGGGFIAGIAVRPGNRAGALGALVEGEGETLVQTWVKIGADNTVTVIVPHSEMGQGAGTALTQMLADELEADWDLVRFEYAPAIPEFANHPIAKGLLLAGVDLPEMIVPTVDGILIHAAQALDLQITGGSMSIRSTGVYGMRVAGAAVKEMLQTAAAEAWDVPVAEVIARDSQLIHEPSGRSEPFASFATAASERTPPAKPTLKSADEFRIMGHHVERHDIPPKVDGSATFALDVQVPGMVYATVRRAPTFGGGVAGVDDVKARAIPGVLDVVPLASSGISAVVGGYEAAEAVAVVATGYWPAKQGLDALEIEWTKTGNEGVSTEDLFAQFARDIDARVERQTDVVEGDVEAAFANAAQVLEADYRVPYLAHTCMEPMNAVAAVENGRCEMWVGSQSPLGFRKAVATALGFEVENVTVHNHFMGGGFGRKSRADFAVQAAQISAAVGKPVKLIWSREEDVRQDYYRPAILSRFRAGLDENGDLIAWENTYVDKGEPVEAPLIPYTVAARDIGYVDSPTHVPFGAWRSVDHSQHGFFTESFIDEVAVAANQDPYAFRAARLKDEPRLLRVLRTAAEKADWGTPLGQGRGRGISLQASFGSVVAQVVEVTVEDGDVRVDRVVAAVDAGLAVSPDGLTAQIESGIAYGLTAALYGEITIRDGAVEQSNFHDYPALRMSAAPKIETHIINSGEAIGGAGEPGTPGIAPALANAVYDATGLRVRQMPMSGVDFENADRETAV from the coding sequence ATGGGTAAGTGGACGCGTCGCGCCTTCCTCACGACCGGCGCCCTCGTCGGCGGCGGGTTCATCGCCGGGATCGCCGTACGCCCGGGCAACCGCGCCGGCGCGCTCGGCGCCCTCGTCGAAGGCGAGGGCGAGACCCTCGTGCAGACGTGGGTCAAGATCGGAGCGGACAACACCGTGACCGTGATCGTGCCCCACTCCGAGATGGGCCAGGGCGCGGGCACGGCGCTCACCCAGATGCTCGCCGACGAGCTCGAAGCCGACTGGGATCTCGTCCGCTTCGAGTACGCCCCGGCGATCCCCGAGTTCGCGAACCATCCGATCGCCAAGGGACTGCTCCTCGCCGGCGTCGATCTGCCCGAGATGATCGTGCCGACCGTCGACGGGATCCTGATCCATGCGGCCCAGGCCCTCGATCTCCAGATCACCGGCGGCAGCATGAGCATCCGCTCGACCGGCGTCTACGGGATGCGGGTCGCCGGCGCGGCCGTGAAGGAGATGCTCCAGACGGCGGCGGCGGAGGCCTGGGACGTGCCGGTCGCCGAGGTGATCGCTCGCGACAGCCAGCTGATCCACGAACCGAGCGGTCGATCCGAGCCTTTCGCGAGCTTCGCGACGGCGGCGAGCGAGAGGACGCCGCCGGCGAAGCCCACGCTCAAGTCGGCCGACGAGTTCCGGATCATGGGGCACCACGTGGAGCGCCACGACATACCGCCCAAGGTCGACGGGTCCGCCACCTTCGCGCTCGACGTCCAGGTGCCGGGGATGGTCTACGCGACCGTGCGTCGCGCGCCGACCTTCGGCGGCGGGGTCGCCGGGGTCGACGACGTGAAGGCGCGGGCGATCCCGGGCGTGCTCGACGTCGTGCCGCTCGCTTCGAGCGGGATCTCGGCGGTCGTCGGCGGCTACGAGGCCGCCGAAGCGGTGGCCGTCGTCGCGACGGGGTACTGGCCCGCGAAGCAGGGACTCGATGCCCTCGAGATCGAGTGGACGAAGACGGGCAACGAGGGAGTTTCGACCGAGGATCTCTTCGCCCAGTTCGCCCGGGACATCGACGCACGCGTCGAACGGCAGACCGACGTCGTCGAGGGCGACGTCGAGGCGGCCTTCGCGAACGCCGCGCAGGTTCTCGAGGCCGACTACCGCGTCCCGTATCTCGCGCACACGTGCATGGAGCCGATGAACGCGGTGGCCGCGGTCGAGAACGGCCGCTGCGAGATGTGGGTCGGGTCCCAGAGTCCGCTCGGTTTCCGCAAGGCGGTCGCGACGGCCCTCGGTTTCGAGGTCGAGAACGTCACGGTCCACAACCACTTCATGGGCGGCGGCTTCGGGCGGAAGTCGCGCGCCGACTTCGCCGTCCAGGCCGCCCAGATCTCGGCGGCGGTCGGCAAACCGGTCAAGCTGATCTGGTCCCGGGAAGAAGACGTCCGGCAGGACTACTACCGCCCGGCGATCCTGAGCCGCTTCCGTGCGGGCCTCGACGAGAACGGTGACCTGATCGCCTGGGAGAATACGTACGTCGACAAGGGCGAGCCGGTCGAGGCCCCGCTCATCCCGTACACGGTCGCCGCCCGGGACATCGGCTACGTCGACAGCCCGACCCACGTGCCCTTCGGCGCCTGGCGAAGCGTCGATCACTCCCAGCACGGCTTCTTCACCGAGTCGTTCATCGACGAGGTGGCCGTCGCCGCGAACCAGGATCCGTACGCGTTCCGGGCCGCGCGGCTGAAGGACGAGCCGCGATTGCTGCGCGTGCTCCGGACCGCGGCCGAGAAGGCCGATTGGGGCACGCCCCTCGGCCAGGGGCGCGGTCGCGGGATCTCGCTCCAGGCGTCGTTCGGTTCGGTCGTGGCGCAGGTCGTCGAAGTCACCGTCGAGGACGGGGACGTCCGGGTCGACCGCGTCGTCGCCGCGGTCGATGCGGGTCTCGCCGTCTCTCCCGACGGGCTCACGGCCCAGATCGAATCCGGGATCGCCTATGGCCTGACGGCGGCGCTCTACGGCGAGATCACGATCCGCGACGGCGCCGTCGAGCAGAGCAACTTCCACGACTATCCCGCGCTCCGGATGTCCGCGGCGCCGAAGATCGAGACCCACATCATCAACAGCGGCGAGGCGATCGGAGGCGCCGGCGAGCCGGGCACACCCGGCATCGCGCCGGCGCTGGCGAATGCGGTCTACGACGCGACGGGGCTGCGCGTTCGGCAGATGCCGATGAGCGGCGTCGACTTCGAGAACGCCGATCGCGAGACGGCCGTCTAG